The proteins below are encoded in one region of Haloterrigena turkmenica DSM 5511:
- a CDS encoding superoxide dismutase: protein MANESMLPIGQRRDVLQTIGGLTGLAVVGSTATVGADDNDGDEGSQVYDATENGRYALPELPYEYGALEPHIDERIMELHHSEHHQGYVDGANDALDAFEEMRSDSNFEDIKAVKRDFSFNLSGHVNHTIFWQNMSPDGGGAPDGEFRSALEDQFGSFEAFQNEFSTAAENVESNGWAMLFYEPIADLLVIGQVESQNGLAHQGAIPILTLDVWEHAYYLQYENERASYIEEWWNVVDWTDVCQRYEFLTQTRANEVSEDGADGNETDN from the coding sequence ATGGCAAACGAATCGATGCTCCCGATCGGACAGCGCCGCGACGTCCTGCAAACAATCGGCGGACTGACCGGTCTCGCGGTGGTTGGATCGACTGCGACGGTGGGGGCCGACGATAACGATGGCGACGAAGGCAGTCAGGTTTACGACGCGACAGAAAACGGACGGTACGCGCTGCCAGAACTCCCCTATGAGTACGGCGCGCTCGAGCCCCACATCGACGAGCGGATCATGGAACTCCACCACAGCGAACACCACCAAGGGTACGTCGACGGGGCGAACGATGCCCTCGATGCGTTCGAAGAGATGCGCTCTGACAGCAACTTCGAGGATATCAAGGCCGTCAAACGGGACTTCTCGTTCAACTTATCCGGCCACGTCAACCACACCATCTTCTGGCAGAACATGAGTCCCGACGGCGGTGGCGCACCTGACGGCGAGTTCCGATCCGCGCTCGAAGACCAGTTCGGTTCGTTCGAGGCATTCCAGAACGAGTTCAGTACGGCCGCGGAGAACGTTGAGAGCAACGGATGGGCGATGCTGTTCTACGAACCGATCGCTGACCTCCTTGTGATCGGGCAGGTCGAATCCCAGAACGGGCTGGCCCACCAGGGTGCGATCCCGATCCTGACGCTCGACGTCTGGGAGCATGCCTACTACCTCCAGTACGAGAACGAACGGGCGAGTTATATCGAGGAATGGTGGAACGTCGTCGACTGGACGGACGTCTGCCAGCGCTACGAGTTCCTAACCCAGACTCGAGCCAACGAAGTGTCTGAAGACGGCGCGGACGGCAACGAAACGGACAACTGA
- the hutU gene encoding urocanate hydratase, with the protein MKQQQTDDDSTDKIGSPSSEWLEYQGSPTGTDIECEGWRQEAALRMLNNNLDPEVGEKPEDLVVYGGTGRAARSWDAYDTILSELRTLADDETLLVQSGKPVGRFKTHERSPQVLIANSNLVGAWDDWEHFHELESKGLIMYGQMTAGSWAYIGTQGIIQGTFETLAEAARQHFPEREGLEGTVTVTAGLGGMGGAQPLAVTMNHGVCIAAEVDEHRIDRRIETDYCMEKTDDLDEAIEMAEDAAANGEPLSIALHMNAADMFDGLLERDFVPDIVTDQTSAHDELEGYYPAGYTVEEADALREADPDRYVEESLDTMQRHVEGILEMQERGAVAFEYGNNIRGQVEEHREMASAFDFPGFVPAYIRPLFCQGKGPFRWVALSGDEEDIHRTDDAIKELFPEKDQLHRWIDLAQEQVSFQGLPSRVCWLGYQSDDGLTERARFALRINELVDEGEIAAPVVVTRDHLDAGSVASPNRETEAMRDGSDAVADWPILNALLNCAAGADIVSVHDGGGVGIGNSLHTNNHVVLDGSDLAAEKARRVFTTDPGMGVIRHADAGYDEALNEATTSDVHVPMAENK; encoded by the coding sequence ATGAAACAGCAACAGACGGACGATGACTCGACAGATAAGATCGGCAGTCCCTCGTCGGAGTGGCTAGAGTATCAAGGTTCACCCACCGGGACGGATATCGAGTGTGAGGGGTGGAGACAGGAAGCCGCCCTCCGAATGCTCAACAACAATCTCGATCCGGAAGTCGGAGAGAAACCGGAAGATCTCGTAGTGTACGGCGGTACTGGTCGGGCAGCCCGGAGCTGGGATGCATACGATACGATTCTCTCGGAGCTACGGACGCTTGCCGATGACGAAACGCTACTAGTCCAGTCGGGGAAACCGGTCGGCCGATTCAAGACTCACGAACGTTCGCCACAGGTGCTTATTGCTAATTCGAACCTGGTCGGCGCTTGGGACGACTGGGAGCACTTCCACGAACTTGAATCAAAGGGGCTTATCATGTACGGCCAGATGACCGCCGGATCGTGGGCGTATATCGGAACGCAGGGTATTATTCAAGGGACCTTCGAGACATTGGCCGAAGCGGCTCGCCAACACTTCCCCGAGCGGGAGGGGCTGGAAGGAACGGTCACAGTCACCGCTGGCCTCGGTGGTATGGGTGGAGCACAACCGCTAGCTGTGACGATGAATCATGGCGTGTGTATCGCGGCTGAGGTCGACGAACACCGGATCGACAGACGGATCGAGACGGACTACTGTATGGAGAAGACAGACGACCTGGACGAGGCTATTGAGATGGCCGAAGATGCGGCAGCGAACGGTGAACCGCTCTCTATCGCCCTCCACATGAATGCTGCCGATATGTTCGACGGGCTGCTTGAACGCGACTTCGTCCCGGACATCGTCACCGACCAGACAAGCGCGCACGACGAACTCGAAGGCTACTACCCCGCCGGTTACACTGTGGAGGAGGCCGACGCGTTACGCGAGGCGGATCCCGACCGGTACGTCGAAGAGAGCCTCGACACGATGCAACGTCACGTCGAAGGCATCCTCGAAATGCAAGAGCGCGGTGCGGTGGCCTTCGAGTACGGGAACAACATTCGTGGACAAGTCGAGGAGCACCGAGAGATGGCGAGCGCATTCGATTTCCCGGGGTTCGTCCCGGCGTACATCCGACCCCTGTTCTGCCAGGGGAAGGGACCCTTCCGTTGGGTCGCTCTCTCTGGAGACGAAGAGGACATCCATCGGACTGACGACGCTATCAAGGAACTCTTTCCCGAGAAAGACCAACTGCACCGCTGGATCGATCTCGCACAGGAACAGGTTTCGTTCCAAGGTCTCCCCAGCCGTGTCTGCTGGCTCGGGTACCAGAGCGACGACGGCCTAACCGAGCGTGCGCGATTTGCGCTTCGAATTAACGAACTCGTCGACGAAGGCGAGATTGCGGCGCCCGTCGTCGTCACACGCGATCACCTCGATGCTGGCAGTGTGGCTAGCCCGAACCGAGAGACTGAAGCTATGCGAGACGGCTCGGATGCCGTCGCCGACTGGCCTATCCTGAACGCTCTGCTCAACTGCGCTGCCGGCGCTGATATCGTCAGCGTTCACGATGGGGGTGGCGTCGGTATTGGCAACTCCCTTCATACCAACAACCACGTCGTCCTCGACGGCTCCGACCTCGCTGCTGAAAAGGCCCGCCGCGTGTTTACGACTGACCCCGGCATGGGTGTCATCCGCCACGCCGACGCTGGGTACGACGAAGCGCTCAACGAGGCAACGACTTCGGATGTCCACGTCCCGATGGCTGAGAACAAATGA
- a CDS encoding type II toxin-antitoxin system VapC family toxin has translation MTFLDSSVIIDMLEGVDETVSFVESQDGPYLTSAICVYEVLAGTLGSGDTDLRAERQHFGGVHSLEFNEKIALEAAQLQDELLTDGERMAVRDLMIAATARSTGDHLVVADSDFQTDVLESTLQVTNLRSD, from the coding sequence ATGACGTTTCTCGATTCCTCGGTCATCATCGATATGCTCGAGGGTGTCGATGAAACCGTCTCATTCGTCGAATCACAAGACGGACCGTATCTCACCTCGGCAATCTGCGTCTACGAGGTCCTCGCTGGAACACTCGGCAGCGGCGACACCGATCTCCGGGCAGAGCGACAGCACTTTGGCGGTGTCCATTCCCTCGAGTTCAACGAGAAGATCGCGCTCGAGGCAGCACAGCTGCAAGACGAACTCCTCACCGACGGCGAACGGATGGCCGTTCGCGATTTGATGATCGCGGCGACCGCCCGCTCGACCGGCGATCACCTCGTCGTCGCGGATTCGGATTTTCAAACGGACGTGCTCGAGTCCACACTGCAGGTAACGAATCTTCGGTCCGACTAA
- the hutH gene encoding histidine ammonia-lyase: MTDEPVVVDGESLTPDAVERVARHGATVRIPEEARERVRESRERIVDIVESGQAVYGVNTGFGELVQERIPEDDIETLQQNLVRSHAAGTGRKLDQDEVRAMLVTRLNALVKGYSGVRERIVDVLAGMINEGVHPVVKAKGSLGASGDLAPLAHLALVVTGEGEATVEGERLPGGKALKRKNLEPATLHAKEGLGLINGTQLTVGLASLVVCDAERAMRAADIAGAMTTEATMSTTASSHPSIQRVRPHQGQTESAENVRRLTQNSEIVESHRNCDRVQDAYSLRCLPQVHGAVRDSIQHLREAVETELNSATDNPLVFPADDADDRASGTERAAVLSGGNFHGQPLALRLDYVTSGLAELASISERRMDRMLNPNVQEEHLPPFLTEGSGLRSGYMIAQYTAADLVSTNRSQGRPSMDSIPVSGNQEDHVSMSAQSAHIASETVNSTLRVVGIELACAAQALDFIEDCCPGLGTHAAYHTIREHVPHLNEDRPIHRDITSMLAILRSDTLFDAVETALDEPLS, translated from the coding sequence ATGACTGACGAACCAGTCGTCGTCGACGGGGAATCGCTCACACCGGACGCTGTCGAACGCGTCGCACGGCACGGTGCCACCGTTCGTATCCCGGAGGAGGCCCGTGAGCGCGTTCGCGAGTCACGCGAGCGCATCGTCGACATCGTCGAGTCCGGGCAGGCCGTCTACGGTGTGAACACGGGATTCGGCGAACTCGTCCAGGAACGGATACCCGAGGACGACATCGAAACGCTCCAGCAGAACCTCGTCCGGAGCCACGCTGCCGGAACGGGCCGCAAACTCGATCAGGACGAGGTCCGAGCGATGCTCGTCACCCGGCTCAACGCGCTGGTGAAAGGGTACAGCGGCGTCCGAGAGCGGATCGTTGACGTTCTCGCAGGGATGATAAACGAAGGGGTCCATCCCGTCGTGAAGGCGAAAGGGAGTCTCGGTGCGAGCGGCGATCTCGCCCCTCTCGCCCACCTCGCTCTTGTCGTCACAGGAGAGGGCGAAGCCACTGTGGAGGGTGAACGACTTCCGGGTGGGAAGGCCCTGAAGCGGAAGAACCTCGAACCAGCGACGCTTCATGCAAAGGAGGGGCTGGGGCTCATCAATGGGACCCAACTGACCGTCGGGTTGGCCTCGCTCGTCGTGTGTGACGCTGAACGTGCGATGCGGGCGGCGGATATCGCCGGTGCGATGACTACGGAAGCGACGATGAGTACGACCGCGAGCTCACATCCCAGTATCCAGCGCGTCCGGCCACATCAGGGGCAAACCGAAAGCGCGGAGAACGTCCGTCGGCTCACTCAGAACTCCGAGATCGTCGAGTCGCACCGTAACTGTGACCGGGTGCAGGACGCGTACTCGCTTCGCTGTCTCCCCCAAGTACACGGTGCGGTCCGGGATTCGATCCAACACCTCCGTGAAGCCGTCGAGACGGAGCTCAACAGCGCGACAGACAACCCGCTCGTATTCCCCGCCGACGACGCGGACGACCGCGCAAGCGGCACTGAGCGGGCTGCCGTCCTTTCAGGCGGGAACTTCCATGGGCAACCATTGGCCCTTCGGCTGGATTACGTCACGAGCGGTCTCGCGGAATTGGCCTCGATCTCGGAGCGGCGGATGGACCGAATGCTCAACCCTAATGTTCAGGAAGAACATCTGCCCCCGTTCCTGACTGAAGGGAGCGGCCTTCGCTCGGGGTATATGATCGCCCAGTACACCGCCGCAGACCTCGTGAGTACGAACCGTTCGCAGGGACGCCCGTCGATGGACAGCATCCCCGTCAGCGGGAATCAAGAGGACCACGTCAGTATGAGCGCACAGAGCGCCCATATCGCGAGCGAAACCGTCAACTCTACGCTTCGTGTCGTCGGGATCGAACTGGCCTGTGCGGCCCAAGCGCTCGATTTTATTGAGGATTGTTGCCCCGGCCTCGGGACCCACGCGGCCTATCACACAATTCGCGAACACGTCCCTCACCTCAACGAAGACCGGCCGATCCATCGAGACATCACGTCTATGCTGGCGATCCTTCGCTCCGATACGTTATTCGACGCCGTCGAAACGGCACTCGACGAGCCACTGTCGTAA
- the hutI gene encoding imidazolonepropionase, giving the protein MTDLVVHNAAQVTTPTDDGGMMTTQDGAVAIEDGVIVAVGPTDEVTREYPEENATDAVDAAGKTVLPGFVDPHTHAVFAGDRADEFTAKLKGAEYQDILEEGGGILRTVRATREASRDRLVESLLARLDVMLAHGTTTVEVKSGYGLDVETEMKMLEAIGEAADRHPIDVVPTFMGAHAVPDDTDTDAYIDRVVEEQLPAVTANDLAEFCDIFCEAGVFSVDHSRRVLEAGQEHGLKPKIHADEFERLGGSQLAADIGATSADHLLQSTEADITALGEANVTPVLLPGTAFSLATDYADATAFEAADVPVAIATDFNPNCYSQSMEFAIELACNGMRMSPASAIRSATVTAANAIDRTDGTGILRENSPGDLIVADVPDYQHLPYNFGVQNVQTVVKRGEVVRHD; this is encoded by the coding sequence GTGACTGACCTCGTCGTCCACAACGCGGCCCAAGTCACAACCCCAACTGACGATGGTGGGATGATGACGACACAGGACGGAGCCGTGGCAATCGAGGATGGTGTCATCGTCGCAGTGGGACCGACCGATGAGGTCACGCGCGAATACCCGGAAGAGAACGCGACGGATGCCGTCGACGCCGCCGGAAAGACGGTTCTTCCGGGATTCGTCGACCCCCACACACACGCCGTGTTTGCGGGCGACCGCGCTGACGAGTTCACTGCGAAGCTCAAGGGCGCGGAGTATCAGGACATCCTCGAAGAAGGTGGGGGCATCTTGCGAACTGTGCGAGCGACGCGCGAGGCCTCCCGCGACCGCCTCGTCGAGAGCCTCCTCGCACGTCTCGACGTCATGCTCGCCCATGGGACGACGACGGTCGAAGTGAAATCCGGCTACGGGCTTGACGTCGAGACGGAAATGAAGATGCTCGAAGCAATCGGCGAAGCGGCCGACCGCCACCCGATTGACGTGGTGCCGACGTTCATGGGTGCTCACGCTGTGCCCGATGACACGGACACCGACGCGTACATCGACCGGGTCGTCGAAGAGCAGCTACCTGCGGTGACGGCAAATGATCTCGCCGAGTTCTGTGACATCTTCTGTGAGGCGGGCGTCTTCTCTGTCGATCACTCCCGGCGCGTCCTTGAAGCCGGGCAGGAACATGGGCTGAAACCGAAGATCCACGCCGACGAGTTCGAGCGACTCGGCGGATCACAGTTGGCTGCCGACATCGGGGCCACGAGCGCGGATCATTTGCTGCAGTCGACCGAGGCGGACATCACAGCGCTCGGCGAAGCGAACGTAACGCCCGTTCTCCTGCCGGGGACTGCCTTTTCGCTCGCGACTGACTACGCTGATGCGACAGCCTTCGAAGCGGCGGACGTTCCGGTCGCTATCGCGACCGATTTCAATCCGAACTGTTACTCGCAGAGTATGGAATTCGCAATCGAACTCGCCTGCAACGGTATGCGTATGAGTCCCGCCTCGGCTATCCGTAGCGCAACAGTTACGGCTGCCAACGCTATCGACCGAACGGACGGCACGGGTATCCTTCGAGAGAACTCGCCCGGAGACTTAATCGTCGCCGACGTGCCCGACTATCAGCACCTCCCGTACAATTTCGGCGTGCAAAACGTCCAAACAGTCGTAAAGCGTGGGGAGGTGGTCCGCCATGACTGA
- the hutG gene encoding formimidoylglutamase: MSSFTTPLNWSGPSSDPLDEQFGDVVSGTDLDTADEFDAVLVGEPYDGAVISRRGAAEGPEALRNALAGVKTHHFDTGAINSVADLGDIDVPTGSVTEVQDEVQEVTRSVHALDTLPIFLGGDNSLTVPNVAPLLEDSSVGVLNIDAHLDVRTVRDGPTSGTPYRQLHEAGLDSYTCLGARHFETSTAYHDYVRENGGTVVTADEVAADLSEAVDRALSSLGTVDRIYCSVDIDVLDASYCGSSAPTPGGLLPRELFRLMRLVSDDERLAGFELVECAPPLDTDGRTVDAAARTVAHFLSGWSA; this comes from the coding sequence ATGAGTAGTTTCACCACACCACTAAACTGGTCGGGGCCGTCGTCGGACCCCCTAGACGAGCAGTTCGGCGACGTCGTCAGTGGGACTGACCTCGACACGGCTGACGAATTCGATGCAGTCCTCGTCGGCGAGCCGTACGACGGCGCGGTTATTTCCCGGCGCGGCGCCGCCGAAGGTCCAGAAGCACTTAGGAACGCGCTGGCAGGGGTGAAGACTCATCACTTCGATACGGGGGCCATCAATAGCGTCGCTGACCTCGGGGACATCGACGTGCCTACAGGTTCAGTTACCGAGGTTCAGGATGAGGTCCAAGAGGTTACAAGGTCGGTTCACGCCCTCGATACACTCCCCATCTTTCTCGGTGGCGATAACTCACTAACCGTCCCGAACGTCGCTCCGCTGCTCGAGGATTCCAGCGTCGGTGTCCTCAACATCGACGCCCACCTCGACGTTCGAACAGTCCGAGACGGACCGACCAGCGGAACACCCTACCGGCAGTTACACGAGGCCGGACTTGACAGCTACACTTGTCTCGGCGCTCGACACTTCGAGACGAGTACCGCCTATCACGACTATGTCCGTGAGAACGGGGGAACGGTCGTGACTGCCGACGAGGTCGCGGCAGACCTCTCCGAAGCCGTCGACCGGGCACTCTCGAGTCTCGGCACCGTCGACCGCATCTATTGCAGTGTCGATATCGACGTGCTCGATGCGAGCTATTGCGGGTCTAGCGCCCCGACGCCCGGCGGGTTACTGCCACGCGAACTGTTCCGACTCATGCGTCTCGTCTCCGACGACGAACGACTTGCGGGCTTCGAACTCGTCGAGTGTGCGCCGCCACTCGACACCGACGGGCGAACCGTTGATGCTGCAGCCCGTACTGTGGCACACTTCCTCTCCGGGTGGTCGGCGTGA
- a CDS encoding PAS domain S-box protein, giving the protein MSDQAGTTQGGFWTDATGERTVDRYSTLVNMVDDGIYQLDAEGRFVAVNDAIVSLTGYAREELLGKHASTVIDDEDVSRIQREIYQRFTDGDREGEPLEFTARMADGETIPCELELHLLVEDGTFQGTIGVVRDIADRKQTEQEFREHELELFRTLLNHSNDSVLVVDPETGRYLDVNDTACERRGYSREEFLDLTVMDLETEIPDQEAWRSFVEELRAEGQLTFDGHHRRKDGTTYPVEVNTSYVDLDKEYVLAIARDVTKRREYERYLEDAKSQLEAATEAGAVGTWEWHIPEDEMVVGTSFARTFGIEPEVASEGVPLDQFIEAIHEDDRKRVEVAIEEAVETCGDYEEEYRVWDADDNLRWVVARGHVECDDGEPVRFPGALTDITKRKRAELKLQQNNEQLETLFEVLPVGVVVAEADGQIIQANDIAHEIWGGDVFDAESVEEYEQYPVWDAESGERVQPDEMTLARVVNGEEVLDPDIYEIEAVDGERRVIRLEGMPVRDEHGEVTRGVATLTDITDRREAQRALEESERRYRTLVENFPNGAVGLFDDNLRYTAVGGQLFDRLDYDPEDRIGYRFTELHTPDLVEELEPHFRAALDGEASTFEIEYQGRYLHAHTLPVRDADDEVYAGMLVIRDVTERREYERMLEESNDRLEQFAYAASHDLQEPLRMVSSYLQLLERRYDDDLDEDGQEFLEFAVDGADRMREMIDGLLKYSRVETRGDPFETVSLDDVLTEVCDDLQVMIQESNAEITTEDLPRVEGDHGQLRQVFQNLLDNAIEYSGDDPPRIYIDAERDGDQWLVSVEDNGVGIDPEDTDRVFEVFQRLHARGEHAGTGIGLALVERIIERHGGDVWVESDPGQGSTFSFTLPVASDFET; this is encoded by the coding sequence ATGAGCGATCAAGCCGGGACTACACAGGGGGGATTTTGGACGGACGCTACCGGCGAGCGCACAGTCGATCGGTATTCTACACTTGTCAATATGGTTGACGATGGCATCTACCAGCTTGACGCCGAGGGGCGGTTCGTCGCGGTCAACGATGCCATAGTCAGTTTGACTGGCTACGCCCGGGAAGAGCTTCTCGGCAAGCACGCTTCAACCGTGATTGACGACGAGGACGTCAGTCGCATCCAGCGCGAGATCTACCAGCGATTTACAGACGGCGACCGCGAGGGCGAGCCGCTCGAGTTCACCGCCCGGATGGCCGACGGCGAGACCATCCCATGCGAATTGGAGCTACACCTGCTCGTCGAGGATGGGACGTTCCAGGGAACCATCGGGGTCGTGCGCGACATCGCGGACCGCAAACAGACAGAACAGGAGTTCCGTGAGCACGAACTCGAGCTGTTCCGTACCCTGCTTAATCACTCGAACGACAGCGTACTGGTAGTGGATCCGGAGACGGGCCGCTATCTCGACGTCAACGACACTGCCTGTGAGCGGCGGGGATACTCGCGTGAAGAATTCCTTGATCTCACGGTCATGGATCTCGAAACCGAGATTCCCGACCAAGAGGCGTGGCGGTCGTTCGTTGAGGAACTACGTGCCGAGGGGCAACTGACCTTCGACGGACACCACCGCCGCAAGGACGGTACGACGTATCCGGTTGAGGTCAATACTTCCTACGTTGATCTGGATAAGGAGTATGTCCTCGCCATTGCTCGCGACGTTACCAAGCGCCGGGAGTACGAACGGTACCTCGAAGATGCTAAGTCACAGTTAGAGGCAGCAACAGAAGCCGGCGCGGTTGGGACCTGGGAATGGCATATCCCCGAGGACGAGATGGTCGTCGGTACGTCGTTCGCTCGGACGTTCGGCATCGAGCCGGAGGTAGCCTCCGAGGGTGTGCCCCTCGATCAATTTATCGAAGCCATCCATGAGGATGACCGCAAGCGAGTCGAGGTGGCGATCGAGGAGGCCGTCGAGACCTGTGGCGACTACGAGGAAGAATACCGCGTGTGGGATGCTGACGACAATCTCCGGTGGGTTGTCGCTCGCGGGCACGTCGAGTGCGACGATGGCGAGCCAGTCCGCTTCCCGGGGGCACTCACCGACATCACCAAACGCAAACGCGCCGAATTAAAACTCCAGCAGAACAACGAACAGCTGGAGACCCTCTTCGAAGTCCTTCCTGTCGGTGTCGTGGTCGCGGAGGCCGACGGGCAAATCATCCAGGCCAACGACATTGCACACGAGATCTGGGGCGGTGATGTCTTCGACGCTGAGTCCGTCGAGGAGTACGAGCAGTACCCGGTCTGGGATGCTGAGTCCGGCGAGCGCGTCCAGCCAGACGAGATGACGCTCGCGAGGGTCGTCAACGGCGAGGAGGTGCTCGACCCGGACATCTACGAGATCGAGGCAGTCGACGGCGAGCGCCGAGTCATCCGGCTGGAGGGGATGCCCGTTCGTGACGAACATGGCGAGGTGACCCGCGGCGTGGCTACTCTAACCGACATCACCGACCGCCGTGAGGCCCAACGTGCGCTTGAGGAGTCCGAGCGCCGCTACCGAACGCTGGTCGAAAACTTCCCGAACGGAGCAGTAGGCCTCTTCGATGATAACCTACGATACACCGCTGTTGGCGGTCAGCTCTTCGACAGACTCGACTACGACCCGGAGGATCGGATTGGATACCGCTTTACCGAACTCCACACTCCGGATCTGGTTGAGGAGTTAGAACCGCACTTTCGGGCCGCACTCGATGGTGAGGCAAGCACCTTCGAAATCGAATACCAGGGCCGGTACCTGCACGCCCATACACTCCCTGTCAGAGACGCCGACGACGAGGTGTACGCGGGCATGCTCGTGATCCGAGACGTGACTGAGCGACGGGAATACGAGCGTATGCTGGAGGAATCGAACGACCGCCTCGAACAGTTCGCCTATGCCGCCTCCCACGACCTCCAGGAACCGCTCCGAATGGTCTCGAGCTATCTGCAATTGCTTGAACGGCGCTACGACGACGATCTCGACGAGGACGGACAGGAATTCCTCGAGTTTGCTGTTGACGGCGCCGACAGGATGCGGGAGATGATCGACGGCCTGCTCAAGTATTCCCGTGTGGAGACGCGTGGCGATCCGTTCGAGACCGTCAGCCTCGACGATGTCCTCACGGAGGTCTGTGACGACCTGCAAGTAATGATCCAAGAGAGCAACGCTGAGATCACCACTGAAGACCTCCCCCGCGTGGAGGGCGACCACGGGCAGTTGCGGCAGGTATTCCAGAACCTGCTGGACAATGCCATCGAGTACAGCGGCGACGACCCACCGCGGATCTACATCGACGCCGAGCGCGACGGCGACCAGTGGCTCGTGTCCGTCGAGGACAACGGCGTCGGTATCGATCCGGAGGATACTGACCGCGTCTTCGAGGTCTTCCAGCGCCTCCACGCTCGCGGCGAACACGCAGGCACTGGTATCGGTCTCGCGCTGGTTGAGCGCATCATTGAGCGCCACGGCGGCGATGTTTGGGTCGAGTCCGACCCCGGCCAGGGCTCGACGTTCTCGTTTACACTACCTGTAGCGAGTGATTTCGAGACGTAA
- a CDS encoding helix-turn-helix domain-containing protein — MYKAVFRIKSDSPYASSTAQNNTRIELWCNDHCDLLHIAGDQQADVVEHVRSGVGVRECIENGSNQTIITEACLKEYGDDYIEAHLAANDCLLLPPLRYEHGAKVVRVLALDPANLSMLYSDISAEHEVTVESKQELATVRSETPVLSVSTFLPNLSDRQRNVFLTAFEQGYYEIPRGTTTSEIAEIVGVGRRTVEHHLRRAEEKFANAFAEYL, encoded by the coding sequence ATGTACAAGGCGGTGTTCCGGATCAAAAGCGACAGTCCGTACGCGAGTTCGACGGCACAAAACAATACCCGGATCGAGTTGTGGTGTAACGATCACTGTGACTTACTCCATATCGCTGGCGACCAACAAGCAGATGTCGTGGAACATGTCCGTTCGGGAGTTGGTGTTCGTGAATGCATCGAAAACGGCAGCAACCAGACCATCATTACTGAAGCGTGTCTGAAGGAATACGGAGACGACTATATCGAAGCTCATCTCGCCGCTAACGACTGTCTCCTCTTACCGCCGCTTCGATACGAACACGGCGCGAAAGTAGTCCGCGTTCTCGCGCTTGACCCCGCTAACCTCTCAATGCTGTACAGCGATATCTCGGCGGAACACGAAGTGACGGTTGAGTCCAAACAAGAGCTGGCAACTGTCAGGTCAGAGACGCCTGTGCTGTCGGTCAGCACGTTCCTCCCGAACCTCTCTGATCGCCAGCGGAACGTATTTCTGACCGCATTTGAGCAGGGTTATTACGAGATACCACGTGGAACGACGACCAGCGAAATCGCCGAGATCGTGGGTGTCGGTCGCCGGACGGTAGAACACCACCTTAGACGCGCCGAAGAAAAATTCGCGAACGCGTTCGCAGAGTACCTATAG
- a CDS encoding IS6-like element ISHtu2 family transposase, which produces MTLADLLSECYAAEFDESWERERTATPVRVFAVRLHATGCSLRETQSILRLIGVDRSHQALWHWVHRLADSVPDPPTAQPARVAIDETAVKINGDWSWVYAAIDLDSRLILDVAVFGRRGTDPAAAFLHRLTEKHNLSDAVFLVDGYGYLTALSRLGLSGQLDYVERNLIEKWFQTFKMRVDRFHNSWVGSRASVREWLEQFVHYYNTQRPHQSLNGQTPTEVLN; this is translated from the coding sequence ATGACACTCGCAGACCTGCTCAGCGAGTGCTACGCGGCGGAATTTGATGAATCTTGGGAGCGTGAGCGGACGGCGACGCCCGTCAGGGTGTTCGCCGTCCGCCTCCACGCGACCGGTTGTTCGCTCCGAGAGACACAATCGATTCTTCGCTTGATAGGCGTAGACCGCTCTCATCAAGCACTCTGGCACTGGGTACATCGGCTAGCTGATAGCGTACCAGACCCGCCGACGGCGCAGCCGGCACGGGTCGCCATTGATGAAACCGCTGTCAAGATCAACGGCGACTGGTCTTGGGTGTACGCTGCAATAGACCTAGACTCACGACTAATTCTTGATGTCGCAGTGTTCGGACGGCGAGGCACCGATCCAGCCGCTGCGTTCCTGCATCGATTGACCGAGAAACACAATCTCTCCGACGCTGTGTTTCTCGTCGATGGCTACGGCTATCTGACTGCCCTCTCTCGATTGGGGTTAAGCGGTCAACTCGACTACGTCGAGCGAAACCTGATCGAAAAGTGGTTTCAGACCTTCAAGATGCGAGTTGACCGCTTCCATAATTCATGGGTGGGCAGTCGAGCGAGCGTCAGAGAATGGCTTGAACAGTTCGTACACTATTATAACACACAACGACCGCACCAGTCACTCAACGGACAGACTCCCACCGAGGTGCTAAACTAG